The Arachis hypogaea cultivar Tifrunner chromosome 19, arahy.Tifrunner.gnm2.J5K5, whole genome shotgun sequence genome has a window encoding:
- the LOC112778342 gene encoding 26S proteasome non-ATPase regulatory subunit 4 homolog codes for LDFGSSFLSLSEQVWGDRRKIFLPDLGLEIGGDMNLAAGIQVAQLALKHRQNKKQQQRIIVFAGSPLKHEKKVLEMIGRKLKKNNVALDIVNFSEEDEGKTEKLEALLAAVNNNDTNRIVHVPAGTNALSDVLIRFVNSIHLI; via the exons CTTGATTTTGGCTCCTCCTTCTTGTCCTTGTCTGAGCAAGTATGGGGAGACCGAAGGAagatttttcttcctgatttagGGTTAGAAATAGGTGGTGATATGAACCTAGCCGCTGGCATTCAGGTGGCACAATTGGCTCTTAAGCATCGGCAAAATAAGAAGCAGCAGCAAAGGATTATTGTCTTTGCTGGAAG TCCTCTCAAGCATGAGAAGAAAGTATTGgagatgattggaagaaagttaaAAAAGAATAATGTTGCACTTGACATTGTCAATTTCAGCGAGGAAGATGAGGGGAAGACAGAGAAGCTGGAAGCACTCCTTGCAGCTGTGAACAATAATGATACCAACCGCATTGTTCATGTTCCAGCTGGTACAAATGCTCTTTCTGATGTGCTTATAAGATTTgtgaattcaattcatcttatttga